The Lactuca sativa cultivar Salinas chromosome 2, Lsat_Salinas_v11, whole genome shotgun sequence genome includes the window CATTAGCTTGCCTTGCAGATCGCATCCGACCACTATTCGAATCGAACAACAGCTCAACGCGGCCAAGCTGGATGCAGCAACGGCGACACCACCATCTGCAAAGACCGTCTGCAATGGTTTGTCGCACCTGACAGAGCTCTATAAATCCATGGTCGACCTCCTAAATTCGTCCACCACACGAGTTTCAATCTCTCGACAACAAAACAAGAAATGGGTCGAAGATCTTGTAGACGAATCGGTTAAATTCTTGGATGTTTGTGGCAACACAAGGGATATGGTGGCACAGATCAAAGAACACATTACGGATCTCCATTGTGCTCTTCGTCGGAGGAGAAACACCGAAAACAACGCTGATTATAGTTCGTTTAGAAGGAAGATGAAGAAAGATGTTAAACGGTTGGTTGGAAGTTTGAAGGAAGTGGATAATACGATCGGTGGTGGATCTATGGTGGTGGATTCTGATCACCACCAGCTTGCAGCGGTAATGAAGGCAGTAGTGGGAGTTAGTGAGATGACAGTTGCTGTTTTGGAATCTTTGTTGTTGTTCTTAGCGATGCCGGTTTCAAAGCCAAACAGATTGTCATTTGTGGTATCGAAGTTGATACACAAAGGGATGGTGGCATGCGATGATCAACAAGAACTTGGGATTTTGAATGAATTGGATGCCATAGATGCTGGGTTGCAGGCACCTCCATGTAAAGATGGATCATCGGAGAAGATACAGACTGCAAAGTGTAGATTGGAAAGAGTAGAATCTCAGCTCGAATGCATTGAGAGCAGATTAGAAAGCATTTTTAGACGATTAATTGGAACCAGAACATCTCTCCTCAACATCATGTCACAGTAAATTTTAGCCTGATGACATGTTTATCATGTAATTTGAGTTTTCATTTTAATGTACATTGCCAAAACGAATAGTTAAAATACAAATTCGATATTATACTCGCATAAATTAAACAACTCATTTCATGCACACAAATTATATCATACTATATAATTAAGATACCCATGTTATGAGGGCCATGTATAGGCACCGGCTTTTTAATTAATAAGTGTGGCCCAAGAAGCAGTGGCATCTTCGAAGAACACATAGGTGATGGGTGACAGATCTTGTTGTTAAGGCAATATAACCGGATTTTATGTCGGAACGATGAATGTCATGAGGACAGGTTAAAGATTTTGGGTCGCCCCCGCCGGCCATCCCATAACTTGTTAAAAAATGCCTCGTAAAATGGGCCCATGAGCGGTAAAGTGGGACTCATTGCTTGCTATGGAAGATAAATGCTATCTCTTGATAAACCAAAATAATTTGTTCATTTGTCATCTTCTTTTATATTATTGGCATATCTCACTATAATaaatttagagtaaattatataaatatgtattattttattaaatttcatataatatttaaatttaataataaatatatattcaatTCGTTAATACAACATTCCTAATAATTTCtaaattaaatgtaattattttAGTTGTTTAGTTATTTAAATtatctttttaaatttaaaaaataaataaacacttcataatataaaaatacacatttttattatCCTATACTCTATTTTAGGTTTACGTTTTCATCAATCTTCccaatatttaataaaattactTTTTAATCAAATGtcattattatatattataatagTCATTAAGAAATATTATAGAGTAAAACTAAtaggaattaaaaaaaaaaaaaaaaaaaacctattttATAAAATCCATTGGATTATGCATTATTTTATAACATTCATCGGTAAACTTATTATTGTATAAGAAAAGCAATTATATTATCTCTAATTATCTAATTCTATTTATCTTAAAattattatataataaatatacaaGGACATCAATAAAATCTTAATCATGTCCTTTAAATAATGATATGTTATGACCTTTAaaacttttagggttttatgcGAAAAGTCTTATTATTTTGGgaaatttttttgataaaatctcaaaagtttttttttgaatagaaaagtctcattattttgaaAATATCACATCATTTGTCATTTGTTgttcaaatataaaaaaaatgactttttcgTTAATTTGGGCAAAATGTTAAATAATCGGGATTTTCTGTTAAAAAAACTTGTAGg containing:
- the LOC111902552 gene encoding uncharacterized protein LOC111902552 — its product is MAVSSKHSTRCQVKSISLPCRSHPTTIRIEQQLNAAKLDAATATPPSAKTVCNGLSHLTELYKSMVDLLNSSTTRVSISRQQNKKWVEDLVDESVKFLDVCGNTRDMVAQIKEHITDLHCALRRRRNTENNADYSSFRRKMKKDVKRLVGSLKEVDNTIGGGSMVVDSDHHQLAAVMKAVVGVSEMTVAVLESLLLFLAMPVSKPNRLSFVVSKLIHKGMVACDDQQELGILNELDAIDAGLQAPPCKDGSSEKIQTAKCRLERVESQLECIESRLESIFRRLIGTRTSLLNIMSQ